The Penicillium psychrofluorescens genome assembly, chromosome: 2 nucleotide sequence CTCTCGCACCTTAAACATTCCCTCAGGATCCTATGCCTGGTGGTGCATGATTTGCGATGGAAATGCCCTATTCGCTGGAAGGGTTCTTTCAAGGGCACTCTCGGCTCACTGGCGAGTCATCGCAAGCTGGAATCGCTAACCATTCCGTTCATCATCCTTTTTGGGTGGGAagctccgccgccacagACAACACTACAGAAGCTGCCCCAGTCGCTGCGTGAGCTTCATCTCCGAGATGACTGTGCTGAGTTGAGCCACTACCGGTGGGGACCACGACTCTGCCTTGAGAAGGTTGATGATTTTCTCAGCCACCATCGTCCCGACAGCCTGGAAATGGTCAGCCTGACTGTCAACAAAAGGCCGCGGGCTAAGAGATACGAGTGGACCCGCGCGACTAAGAGCCTGTTCGTTCAACTGTGCATGAGACACTCACTGAGGACGGCCTGCAACACCGAACTCAATGTTATCGCCAGTCTGCGGTGTGAGTGGGCCAGGGACAACGAGTTCCGGTAGATAGATAGGGCTAGAAGTACGTATCTAGGAATGCAATGATCTCTTAAAAACAGGGTGCATATCTGGTAGTTTTGGTTGTCAAATCGGCACTCCGGTCCCTGTCAGGTTTGAGATTCGCCTGTGAATACGCACGATCCAATGAGCCCGAAATTTAACTTTCTTCGATTTAAAGCATCGTGGGGGCTGAATTATTCTGTTTCCTTATTTAGACACTCCCAGACTACCAAGGTTCTCAATTCATACGACGAACAACAGCAGCTCCTCTCTCGAAATGCTTCAAGAATCTCCCCGAGATAACACGATTCTCTACCTCACCAACAGCAATAGGCCACAACACCCGAGCAGTCCCATCCTCAAACCCAATGGGACATCCGTTTTTGGGCTGGCACTCTGGTGCAGCAGACATATAACCCGGATCCACGGAGTTCATCGCAACACGGCGCGTTTGCCACGCCTTCCCGGCTTCTGTTTCCGTAATCATATTTATAGCAGCCTTAGACATGTTCGTGTGGACATGGTGTCCGGCCTTGCTTCGTGAATTCGGCATGTCTTCCAGGATCCCTTCCCGCGATGAAACATTGACGATGTATCCCACCGGCTttgatgtcgatgtcgaggatgaacCGGCTGCGCCCATGAGAGGTAGTAGCTCGCGGCATAGTATCAATGGAACGAAAGCGTTCACTGAGTGGGCGCTGATCAGGTCCTCGTATGGGATCTCATCTAGAGATTGCATCCATGATGATCTCGAGTCGGAGTCGACGTCACCGGTGGTGCGAAGTCCTTTCTGGACGACTCGGCCTTCATTCAGACTGTCTTGGCTAACTCCATTCGGAAGCAGCTGTTGCGTTTGCTCGTCCTCAATTCTCGGTATCCAGGATGCTTGCATCCCTCCCCTTAGCCGTGGTTGGTAGTCCACACTGGCACCGCCTGCGAGTAGTGCCTTGGCCTCTGGCAGATCCTTAAATGCCCTTTCACGAGATATAGCCTTCATTTCTGCCTTCACGGGATCCGTCAAAGTCTGCGCGGCATTATTGATCAGAATTTCAAGTGATGTTCGCGAATCAGAATTATGCCGTCCATCCCATGCACGCAATAGCTCCTTCACAACATGTACGAGCCTGAAAGCGTCACTTGCAGCTCGAAAGTCCGCACCAACGACTTTCAAGCTCGAGCTCCATTGCTCAAAATCTGGTTCCCTTGCATATCGAGTCGCTGCATCACCGGGGTACCGAGATGAAACGATAACTCGAGCACCGCAACGAAGCATTCGTAGCGCAGTATGATATCCGAGGTTGATTCGCCCTCCGGTAATCAGAGCGGTCTTTCCGGAGAGATTCAGCTTTTCGGGCAATGAAAGCCGAGATGAGGCAATATTGAACATTCCACACGACCGACACAATGACGGATATAGGTCATGGGCTTCTGAGTCCTGGAAGCGATAACAGCAAATATAGCACCTGGAGAATTTGGAGTATCTGTCGTTTCTGGCATTTAGCGCTTGCGACGCATGATGCTGAGCTCGCCGGCTGCTGTCCATCCCAAGTTGTGTTCGCACCGCGAGGATCACGTCAGACAAGGGGCTTGATGATTCGAGTTGCGAGATGGATTTCTGCATATGAAGGTAGTCCAGCACCTTTAGTGCTGCTTCAAACTCTTCGTTTGTGGGTATACTGTTATTTGAGGTTGTTGGTTCGTCTCCATCATTGTCCGCCACGGTGTCCAGTTGATATAGATAGGCTCTGATTCCTTGAACAATGCTCTCGCATCTTACCCTCTTCAGGGCCATCGGTACCTCGCTCTGAGGAGTCAGGTGCCATGATACAGCCTCTAATAAAGGACAACTAGCAGTAGGCAAGTGAAACGCTAGAGTACTCGGCATTTTTTTCTCGCGACATAGTTGCTGATCCTCCCTCAAGCGTAGCGCGATAACTTCCGGATCATCACATTCGTCGAGATGTAAATCCTTTGGGAATGACTTCATGTTTTCAGCCCGTTCAATTTTCTCGGGTTTTTTAAACGGGATGTATCGAACATGCTTAAACGGGCGGAATTTGTCATTTATAACCCACAGTGTGGATATGAGCGGTTGATTTGGCCCCAACAACGCGCCACTAGTGACTCACGCGAATTTTCAGCCGCACGAAAATCATATAAAAGGGCGGGGCTAAATCCAAAATAACACATTTATTCTACACGAGATCATCCAGCGCAATCTCACCACGAACATTGACATGATGGTCCCGCTTCCTCTCCAAGCCGTCGTTCGAGGGCTCCTTACCACACCACCAGAACTTGCGCACCAAatcatcgatgatctccgCGTCTGGGACATTCTCAGGCTTTTGATTCATGACAATCCTCATATAAACGGTTGTATTCTCTCACATCAAACCTGTGGCCAGGTCTTTAATCATGACCCCGATATTCTTGCCAAAGTGCGCGACGCCGTTCGCTTCTACTATGAATTCTGCTCAAGCTGTCAACTTCAAATGGCGCCCGAGGACTCCATACTAGCCTTGAATATCCTATCTGTCAAGTCTATACTATATAAGAGGATTCTAGACACAATGCACTCCCGCATTTACGACGGGATTCAATCAGCCACCAAGATTGCGAATCTGAATCGTTATGCTCCGGAGTCAGGACTTCCTGAAGTCTGGGATTATTCAACAATTGGGGCCCTGGAAGAGCGCTGGAATGTCACGAAAGAGGCGAGGAAGAACCTTGCACGCAAGAATCTTGCTCAGCTGCATTGGGCTGCAGATATGCTACAAGCGAACCAGGAcatcttgaagaagacaCTGGATCCAGGCCAACAGCCGCGAGAGAATATTGCGCATGTTGTTCAAAGAATGAAGTTCAGCGCAGACAAATATGCCAAAGTGCATCGCCTCTATTATGCAAGCTCAGAGTTCCTCCTTTATGAATTTTTTCCTATCATTCCGTTCGACTGGGCcttggaggagctggtcaatATGCTGGTAAAGCACCAGCTGGCCACCGAAAGCCCCGATGGAGAAGTCGAAGTGCCTGAAAGGAGGCCAGAAGATGGGCTTGCACATCCAATTGAACATCCAACATCGATCAAGCGTTCTGTCCAAATCCTGATCATCGGAATGCCCTATTTCTATTTATCCTTTCCTCAATCGCTGCCTCCCGCCAAGCATCCTCTCATAACAGATAAGAAGACGAACCGGATTTACCGAACTGCGAACACGCCTTGGTCTGGAAAGCCGTTCATATTTCCGGACCTTAATCCAGAGGCCCCGTGTTTTACGCCACATAATTCTGGAGTTCGCCTTGCGTTTCGCCGGGATAAGCAGTTTCAAGGGTATGAGCCTCATAATGCaagggaagaggaatggTTGGAGGCTTTTGTGAACTTATACCGATATTTGAAAGGCTTGGAGAGTGAAGGCCTGGCTCGGACTTGAATTGGGTTACCGAACCATTGCTTAGCAATTTCGAGTGAATAGAATTCCCTTGCCCCAATTCCAGGCTTAGATAGAATTGGGAGCATCAACCCCAATAATTCTGCAGTTTTCTGAGCTCGTGACTCATATCATGACCAGCGAAGTGTTTTGGGTGTCAATCCTTCTAGTAGACTAGACCTAAGAAGTCGACAGGTTATGAAACTTGGTCTAGCCAGGTGCGCGTCTAGACGGATAGAATGTCTGCAATCCAAGATCCCAGGTTGTCTCAGATATGGGATCAATATCCGCATCCGTTTCTGGGACTCGTCGACTCCCTCCCTGGAGAGGCCTAGGTGGATTGCCAGGATTTTCGTATAAACGTTGATAGGAGCATTTCCGATCTCGGTCGCTGCACTCAGAGCTTGGTTGTTCCCCATTGCAAGCCTTTCTCAAACTCGCACAGCTATCACACGCACGTCGCTGCTTACCTCCTTGGTGTGGCTCAGGGATAGAGTGTCCATTGTCTACACGAGCTTTGCACGATTTCCAATGTCTTCGCAAGACATCTCTTCAAAATTGGTGAGTAATCGTTGCTTTTCATGGCAAGGAAATATTGGTAGACATACCCTCTGCTAAAAGAAGATCTGCAAAAAGGACAGAAGTTGCTTCTTCCCGTCTTATCTGGAAGTGGGGTCAGCATTAATGTGAGATGGCGTTTATAGCGAGTGGACTAACGAGTCAATTCATGGCGTTTCAAATGATCTAGTCGTCCGAACTTCGACATGCACTTATCGCAGTTCCATTGCCTACTGGTTTTGACACCAGAACCTTGCCGCCCCGACTGCTCCATTTTGACAGTTTGGTCCTATAAgctctttttcctttgttaGATGTCGGTTCGCTGAGTGATCATAGATTATCGAATTTAAATTTGGTCAGTGAATCTTTGTCTCTGCGTCGTATGATACCCGGTAAGCGACAAAAGAAACCCCGGTGTCCCTCGAACGTCGTATAAGTGTGGGTTATGTCCGACGGCGAAATATGAGTTCAACGCGCGGTGTGCGATTAGCACTAGTTAGACCGATGTCCTGAGGTGTTCTCGAGTCCGTGTTTCCGAGTCCGTGTTTTCGAGTCCGTGTCCGACCGTTTCTCCGGCCAAATCGGTTGCCGAGCGAGAGGTGGAAGTGGCAGATTGGGCCGGGTCGGTGAGGACCCACATGATCCGTCGCGATTCCCCCGCACGATTTCCGATGCCTTTCCTCCACAAAATGGAACAGAGTTCATTCTTTGCCATATATTTAACGGCTGTTTCAACCCTACTAGTTCCTTCCTTCATTCCTGTCTTTGTATACTGAGTAGCAAAGAACTCCTTCAAGATTCACATCTCATCGCTATTTACAGCCTTTATATCATGTCGTCCATTGCAGTATCATCTACAGCAGTGGCCAGTAACTCGCAGGCAGCTGAGGAGCATTACAATAACTGGCCTAATGACAAGGGAGTAAGTTAATTGCCTTACATTGAAGCTAAATAAGGCTCTAACTCAGCTACTCAGTTCGATCCTGAATTTGAAGAGCATAGTCCCGTGGAACTGTCGGTAACTGGCCATATTCCCGCCTATGCTGCCGGAACCCTATACCGTACCGGACCATGCAAGAGCAAAGTGGACACAGAAAATGGCGGAACATTTCAAGTATCTCACTGGTTTGACGGATTCAGCCAAACGCATCGTTTCCAAATCATGGGCCCTGACAATGTTCATGGGAACGTTCGGGTCTTCTACAACTCGCGCTTCTCGACTGATGCGTTGATTGAGAGTGTGAGAAAGACTGGATCTCTACAAGCGATGGGGTTTGGACAGAAACGCGATCCTTGCAAGAGTGTGTTCAACAAGATTCAAAGTGAACATACTCCCCCCGAAGACCCATCTGCTATCAACATCGGCGTCACCCTATCCGTCAATATGCCTGGTCTGGACCATACAGCTACTGCAGAGCCAAACAACCGTTGGGACGGTTCCAAGCCGATCCAGAACCTCTATGCAAAGACCGATCgcaatgtcttcaagaaAATCGACCCGGAAACTCTAGAGCCCATAGGACTCGCAGCGCAGGCTGACCTTCATCCGGATCTCGACGGGCCGCTGTCAGCTTCACATGCTCGATCCGATCCTAAAACTGGAGACGTGTTCAACTTCAATTGCTCACTGAGTCCATCCCCCACATATCGCGTTTTCCAAGTATCTGCCTCTACGGGGAAGACGACAATTCTCGCGACCTTTCCGGGAACACCAGCGTACCTTCATTCCCTGGTCCTCACACAGGATTATGTTCTGCTCTGTGTATGGAATTCGCATATTAATCCGATGAAACTTGCAAATGGCTCATTCATGGAGGCCATAATGCCGATGGACGCGACCAAACCAGCAACATGGTATGTCATCGACCGCAAGAATGGCCAGGGACTAGTTGCAAAATATGAGAGCCCTgcattcttctgcttccaCACCATCAATGCATGGCAGCAACCGTCCAAAGAAGACCCCAGCAAGACGGATGTGGTGGCGGATCTTTTGAGGCTCGAGAGCCCGGAGTTTTTGAAGACTCTGTATTTCGAAAATCTCATTTCTACTTCCGCAAAGGCGAAGGCCCTTACCGAACAACGGGATGACTCCTTGCGCTCGTCCTTTTCTCGTTTCCGTCTCCCTGCTGTGCCTTCTGCTCCCACAGCCGAGGTCGGCAAGGCATCTATCGAGTGGAGTGAATGTCAGGCGCTCAATCCCGAGCTGCCAACAATCAACCCCAATTTTGTCACCCAGCCATACCGATATGTCTACGCTGTGACGCTTAGCGGCAGGTCGACCTTTACCGACAGCATAATGAAGCTTGATTGCGAGACCAAGGAAACTCATGCGTGGTCGCACCACGGTCATTCCCCTGGAGAAGCGTTATTCATTGCTGATCCGAATGGAAggaatgaagatgatggagtGCTTCTCAGCGTTGTCTTGGATGGCATGCGAGGCAAAAGCTATCTTCTTTGTCTAAATGCCCATGACCTCACAGAACTTGGCAGAGCCGACGTTAATGGACCTGTTGGGTTCGGGTTTCACGGACAGCATGTTCCGAAAGTCGGGGTGCCTACTGGCGACTATTAGAGGGCAGGATTTGGGATCTCATATGCCATACGGACAGCAACACGTTTTGTACAGCTTGTAGTGTTTTTTGAATGTATTTCTTGAATTTAAATATCCACTTCCATCAATCCATATGCGAGATCATGGCTGAGGTCTAGATTAGGTATGAAAAATATATTATTAACGTGGTGGCGGCTTTGATATTTGCACTGTTTGTCCATCAACTCTGCGCCCTTGGAACGACATCCAACTTCGGCCTTGTTCAACCTCTCTCTTCGAGTCACACGCAAAAGCAATCATTCTTCTCTCATATTTGCCAACACAGAAACATTGTCTTCAAAATGGCACCTCCAtctggcgaagaagatctcTCCGTCCTCCTTGCGACAATGCAGCCAATCTTGGACCCAACCACCTACGTCTTTCTCAACACCAAAGAGCCTCTCCCGTCCCTTCCACTGGCTACTCTCGAGCCACAGCTTATTGTCCAAGAGGCTGAAGGCATCACTATTGTGACCACCGAGGCGTTAGCCACGTCCCACGGCTTCAAAGAGCACACGTTTCCTTGCAAAAAGATCACGCTCACCATCCACTCCAGTCTTGAGGCTGTCGGACTGATTGCGACTATTACTGCGCGCCTCAAGGATAACGGTATCAGTACCAATGTTGTTAGCGGGTATTTTCATGATCACATCTATGTTCCGGTGAATCGGGCACAGGGTGCGATGCAGGTGCTTGGGGAATTTGCAAATGCGAAGTGAGCCTACATTATGTATGAGAGCaattgttcttctttgggAATTACTCGAAACAATGTGTTCGCATCATTATGCAAATCTGTAGCTTTTCCTGCCAACAGCACGGCGTCATTGTCTTTGGTCTTCCTTTCATACCGTGTTGTcgggaattgatagggacaccACAGCTTTTGTTAGGGACACCACAACTTATGTAATAAAATTGATTATCTAAGTAGAAATATCATGTGATCTGTATTTGAATTTCATTCTGAATTCCACTCTCTCTCTATAATTTACATGACCTTCGTGTATGCCCAATTTCACCACAATTGCTGCATTTTGGCGCTGCCTTCGTCCGCTTCTGTATAGGCTCTCCATCAATGATTTGCTCTGCCTGATCCTGACCCCGCTTCCGTTTTTTAGGTTTTGGTAATGGAATTGTAGGTTCTAAAATTGGCAGATATTCTGATTCGCCCTCTTCTAAGCCTAATCGCCAGAATGGGTGGATATCTGTCAATGGAATGGCCTGATTTCGCTTCAATAGATCAAAAATTCTATGAGCGCATGGTAGGCCCATAGTCCTTGTAAATCCATTTTGGCAGGGGCCTAAGGGAGCAATTTCTGTAGCTCTTTTAGCCTTTGAAACTTGCTCACTGATTCGTCGAATCGAATATCGCGAAGTCCTAAGCATAATATTAGCATAAAGCTCTTGCGATGGCACATTTACCCTTTGAATTTGGTCGCTTGCAAAATCGTACGCAAGGGTACTATGCTGCGCTTGTAAAGCTTGTGAAATTCCTTCAAATACAAATAGCATATCGCCTGTCGAACTACCTAGATATTTTTTTAAAAAGGCATGTGAGCCTTCTACCCGGGATGTCGCTGCATTACCTAGGTGTAGATATTGCTGAATCCACGCAACTACGAATTTCTCTTTATAAATTAGCCAATTTTCCTCTATATAGCGAATtgaaggggggggggaacTGCTTCTTAAATTCTAGAAGCCTAGAATTATAAAACTCTTCTGTAGTAGAATAGATTAGCTCATTCCACGATTGTAGAAATTTTTGATGCTCGTCATTTGTAGAGAAGTGCTGCTTCGTATGTTGTATCACATTTTTATTAATATGCCATACACAAAGTAAATGTGGATATGTAGGGCAGACATCTATAATTGCACCTAATAAAGCGAGCCATCGATCAGTACAAAGAACTGGTTCAAAGGGTAAGGGATCTAGAAAGGAGAAAAACGTCTTTAAAGCCCAAATATagctctcttcttgttcatttCGCATAAAGCAGAAAGCGATACTAAATGTTGAATTTGAAGGTGATACGCCAATAATGTGCAATAGAGGCATTTGATAGCGATTCGTCTTATAAGTGCAATCTAGTATAAACACCCTATTAAATTTATTAGCGTATTCGATCGATTTAGGATGTGCAAACATAAAGAAGAGAATATGGCCTTCGTGATCTTGTTTAGTAGCAAATTTCCACTGATTCTCTTCTAGAGTCTTTTGTAGAATCTCAATTGGCGTACGATTACCAAGTTTTTGCCTTCGTAAAGCGCTTCGAGCATTATAAATATCTCGAGGCGTAATTAAAGCATCTTTATGCTCTTTCTTAATCAAAGTAAGGATTTCGCGGGGTTTTGATCTAACTTCAGACATGCGATGGATAGTTTGAAGCTGATTATCTGTAAATTTGCGCGCTGACGGATGACCTATCATATTATTGGCTGCATGATTATGATTTGGATTTCGTACCTGTAAATCCCACTGCTCACTATTAGGAAGCTTCTTCCCATATAGCTGAAATGGACAATTAATCCGTCGTGTAGTAGTTAATCGTCGCTTTGCCCCTTCTGGCGCATTAATACGATCATGATAAGTGCCACCACGATCACAACCAAGAGTAATATTTCGATTTGCATTTGATCGTAAAGTAGTAATTGCATAGCCTTGGGAGAGAGCATGCTGACGCACAGATGCTAGTAGGAGCTCTCTAGAATCAAAGATCTACTCTGTAGGGGGGTCCATTTTGAAGTAGATAACTACAAAGCTTTagaagggggggggggggagcCAGGATTTTATAGTAGAACAGATAATAGAATGATGTTGCTATAGTAATCTAAATACAGATCACATGACATTTTTAATTATGTAATTACCCATATTACATAAGTTGTGGTGTCCCTAACAAAAGCTGTggtgtccctatcaattccccGTGTTGTCTAAAATATTATGTAATAAGTAATTGCCATAAGCGCTGTGGTTTACTTCCAGGCAAGATGTTTGCTACGAGCTTAGGAAGTGCGAGCAGCCAGAATGGTAATACATCTAGACAATCCCTTTGCCAATATCTACGCGTACCGGCCATCAAGGATCTTGTAGCAGAAATACTTGAACTTAAATTCTATCTTCCTCATCCCCCAGAGACGCCAGAAGAATAAAGATCACTAACCCCAAAATCCCAAGGAAAATAAAGAACTCCTCTTTCGAGGCCATTTTGGTGTTGGCGGCACAAATCCAGCCAGCAGTCTGAACGTAATGAGCCTCCTTCCCTCCATTTCTCTCACCAGCAAAATGAAAATCAccagaaaaaaaatataAAAAGTAAAGTAAACTTGAGTCCTCTTTTGGGAGGACGTGAGAAGCAGAGGAAAAATGACGAAAATGCAACGATAGAAAGACCAGAGGtaaaacaaaaacaccagGGTATTAATCATACAAGGGAGgttgattgatgatgacaatcGATCAACCAGGGACTCAGTAATCATCTTCTCGTTCGACCACCATCAACAACTCAGTGAGTTCCTTGCGCAGAGCGCGATTGCGGTCCCAGGACTCGACGATCTTGGTGCGCTGGCTTAGGAACACTGCCTTTTTCCAGGGAAGGCCGTACTGCGAAGCCATGCGATCAGGGATCCCGCGCGCAATGTTCCGCAGCACCAATGCAGCCTTGTACGCGACGCCGAAGGGCTCGCCTTTTTCGTTGACGGGGGTATCCATGTAATACCACTTGCGGACGATGCGCTCTTGGAGAATGGCGCGTTTGGAACTTGGGGGCGGTGCGCCGGCGGGGCGGTCTTCGGGGAGGTGGGAGGAGACGTGGCCAGCGACCATTGCCGTGTTAGTGCTTGGTCCAGACACCCGGAATCGATTGCAATTATCCCATTGACAGGTGTGAATGGGCTTTTCTGCGGCATCCAGTTTGTACTGGCCTGGCTCCTCGGCAGGCTCTAAGTTCATATGGTCGGCGAAGACGTGGTTCCGGAGGTCGGTAGGAGATGCGAACGCCTGCTGGCACATTTTGGAGGGACTCGAGTTGTCGGCCCACTTGCAGTACAGGTATGGGAACCCTTCAAACGTATAAGCAGTCTCTAAAGGTCGGATACCCTTGATGATGAACTTGGCGGTTCCCGGGCCATTGATGACTTGAGCTTGAGCGTTTGTAAACGTATTGCTGACGTTCTTGATAAACTCGGCAGCAGGAAGAACACCGCCTCCAGGAATACGAGGATCGGCGAAACGGCTCTGGTAGGCCTGCCACAAGGCAATCTGCGTGATCTCGCACTCTGTGTCTTCGATGAAGCAGCAACGGAGCCACTGAGAGCTGCGCTCGGGCTCGGAGAGTTCCATCAGGTCCTTCAGAAGCTTCGCAGGCACACGCGGGATCTCTGACGGAGCGGGAGcgactttttcttcttggagaacGGTTTCCTTTTTGGTAGGCCGTGATTCGTAGGTGAGCAGCGCGACCATGCGAGGCACAAAAACCACCGGGAAGTTGATAATGTCCATCAATTTTTCAATGTTATCCGGGCTGAGCGTGTATTGATACCAAAAATCAAGCGCACCACTCAGGACGTCTTTGTCGAGGTCCAGTAACGTGTGGTAGTACAGTTGCTGTAGAGTCGGCTTGGATATGCGTTCCATGGCCCTGTTTCCGTCGCCCTCATCCATCTCGGTAGAGAAGTGCGTCAATGCCCAGAGAGCTCTGATAACATGCGCACGATCTGATGAATCGAGGCAATTGACTAGGGAGACCCACAAGGGATCTTCCACGTCCGTCCGCATGAATTTGGTGCACTCTTCGGCAATATCGAGTGCATCGTTTTTGATTTCATTCAAACGAGGCTGATTCGGGAGATTGATCAGGACGACCAGGAAATCCCTCAGGAGCCCCTTTGCGTAGCGCGAGACGTACCAAGCATTCTCCTTCAGCAACACCATGTTACGCATCACCAAAACGGCCTCTTTGACATTCCGAAGCTCATGGTTGAGCTCGTACGTTTCAAGACTGTCGTAGGGCAAGTTCGTGGGGAGTTTTTGGAGCTTgtcgaggagattgcgcgTTCCGTGTAGTGAGTTGAGCACGTTAACCCTATCGATGGGCTGCCGAGGATCATACTGGAGTTCCCATTTTACTCCAGTGCAGATACGAGTGACGTCCAACGCCTTCTCCATCAGGGTTTCCGCCAGCAAAGGAAACCCTTCAAACTTGAACTTGTCCCATCGTTGGTTGGAAATTTGGACCAGGTGGTACAAGGCAAAGTCAATTTCGTCGGGTATCCCCGATTGCAGGCCGTAATGGGCACGCTTGTAGATGTGATCAGCTGTAGGGAAATGAGATCAGCTTGTCAGCACACCATGAGTCGGATTGATGCTCTACTTACTCCTTGGTACCTCAAGATACCGGAGAGGAAAATAAGGGTCATAGAAATCGGGCTGTTTCACTTGTTTTCGGCCGAGGTTGGCAAACAGCACAGGACGGTTCCCCGGCGTTGCGACTTCCCGCGTGGACATCGGTAGTGGTATATGTTCCTTTCCCTCCCAGGTTTCGACGCCGAAATGCGTACCCGGCTGGTGTTGCGTAGCAGAGCTGAGGGTCACAtgggaggaggttggaggtTGAGGAGATGTGAAGCCTTGCTGGGTGTGGGAACGTCGCTCGCGTCCAGTATCCGGGGTGAAGGGCTGGTTGACTTTGGGCGCCTGGCGCAGGCCCTCTGTTGCTCGAGTCAGTACAATTGTCAGTGTGTCTGGTGGGGGCAAGGGGGCGTACGTCGTAGGGAGTGCCGAGTTGTAGGGGTGGACATATTGCCGATTGGAACAGATGACAGGCGCAAACGCGGATTCACGGCGGTGTCTCCCTTGGGAAATCCGTTTCCCAAGGCCGCGCAAGTGGATCGAAGCCGACCGACTTCAAAGAGGGTATCTTGTCTAGGAGATGGTGAAAGTGCTGGCTCGTTTTCACAGCCCTTGACTGAAGGACTTTTGTAGGGAGGCTGGTTTTGGCGATCGTCTTGCTGCAGTCCTTGTGGTGAAAGCGGCACAAAGGAATATCGTCGAGGATTGAGTCTGCTTGTCGAGCGATAAGAGTGTGGTGCCTCCGCGACAAGGTGGCAGATGCGGCGCGTTCGAGCTGGGATCAATTCTCGCGGCGACGATGCGCGACAGACTGAACACAGACTGCTCGATGGCGGAACGAGGGGTAGAAGGGAGTAAGGGTCGTGTGAATGAAAGGAGTTCCGGCGACCAAGATCATCCGTGGAATAAGCGCCAATGCCTGGAGGAAGTGGCCCTGAGACGCAGGACAAGAGTTGGTGATCGACCGACCT carries:
- a CDS encoding uncharacterized protein (ID:PFLUO_002949-T1.cds;~source:funannotate), with the translated sequence MFYLPRIEIIHTVLLNSVRFCWPIPRPPLATKLTVLRLVPTDMTPTDLAMVLSTTPNLQELCYCFADTCFHGRPQFLRYDIDQLCRALSHLKHSLRILCLVVHDLRWKCPIRWKGSFKGTLGSLASHRKLESLTIPFIILFGWEAPPPQTTLQKLPQSLRELHLRDDCAELSHYRWGPRLCLEKVDDFLSHHRPDSLEMVSLTVNKRPRAKRYEWTRATKSLFVQLCMRHSLRTACNTELNVIASLRCEWARDNEFR
- a CDS encoding uncharacterized protein (ID:PFLUO_002950-T1.cds;~source:funannotate) — translated: MALKRVRCESIVQGIRAYLYQLDTVADNDGDEPTTSNNSIPTNEEFEAALKVLDYLHMQKSISQLESSSPLSDVILAVRTQLGMDSSRRAQHHASQALNARNDRYSKFSRCYICCYRFQDSEAHDLYPSLCRSCGMFNIASSRLSLPEKLNLSGKTALITGGRINLGYHTALRMLRCGARVIVSSRYPGDAATRYAREPDFEQWSSSLKVVGADFRAASDAFRLVHVVKELLRAWDGRHNSDSRTSLEILINNAAQTLTDPVKAEMKAISRERAFKDLPEAKALLAGGASVDYQPRLRGGMQASWIPRIEDEQTQQLLPNGVSQDSLNEGRVVQKGLRTTGDVDSDSRSSWMQSLDEIPYEDLISAHSVNAFVPLILCRELLPLMGAAGSSSTSTSKPVGYIVNVSSREGILEDMPNSRSKAGHHVHTNMSKAAINMITETEAGKAWQTRRVAMNSVDPGYMSAAPECQPKNGCPIGFEDGTARVLWPIAVGEVENRVISGRFLKHFERGAAVVRRMN
- a CDS encoding uncharacterized protein (ID:PFLUO_002951-T1.cds;~source:funannotate); amino-acid sequence: MHSRIYDGIQSATKIANLNRYAPESGLPEVWDYSTIGALEERWNVTKEARKNLARKNLAQLHWAADMLQANQDILKKTLDPGQQPRENIAHVVQRMKFSADKYAKVHRLYYASSEFLLYEFFPIIPFDWALEELVNMLVKHQLATESPDGEVEVPERRPEDGLAHPIEHPTSIKRSVQILIIGMPYFYLSFPQSLPPAKHPLITDKKTNRIYRTANTPWSGKPFIFPDLNPEAPCFTPHNSGVRLAFRRDKQFQGYEPHNAREEEWLEAFVNLYRYLKGLESEGLART
- a CDS encoding uncharacterized protein (ID:PFLUO_002952-T1.cds;~source:funannotate), producing MSSIAVSSTAVASNSQAAEEHYNNWPNDKGFDPEFEEHSPVELSVTGHIPAYAAGTLYRTGPCKSKVDTENGGTFQVSHWFDGFSQTHRFQIMGPDNVHGNVRVFYNSRFSTDALIESVRKTGSLQAMGFGQKRDPCKSVFNKIQSEHTPPEDPSAINIGVTLSVNMPGLDHTATAEPNNRWDGSKPIQNLYAKTDRNVFKKIDPETLEPIGLAAQADLHPDLDGPLSASHARSDPKTGDVFNFNCSLSPSPTYRVFQVSASTGKTTILATFPGTPAYLHSLVLTQDYVLLCVWNSHINPMKLANGSFMEAIMPMDATKPATWYVIDRKNGQGLVAKYESPAFFCFHTINAWQQPSKEDPSKTDVVADLLRLESPEFLKTLYFENLISTSAKAKALTEQRDDSLRSSFSRFRLPAVPSAPTAEVGKASIEWSECQALNPELPTINPNFVTQPYRYVYAVTLSGRSTFTDSIMKLDCETKETHAWSHHGHSPGEALFIADPNGRNEDDGVLLSVVLDGMRGKSYLLCLNAHDLTELGRADVNGPVGFGFHGQHVPKVGVPTGDY
- a CDS encoding uncharacterized protein (ID:PFLUO_002953-T1.cds;~source:funannotate), encoding MAPPSGEEDLSVLLATMQPILDPTTYVFLNTKEPLPSLPLATLEPQLIVQEAEGITIVTTEALATSHGFKEHTFPCKKITLTIHSSLEAVGLIATITARLKDNGISTNVVSGYFHDHIYVPVNRAQGAMQVLGEFANAK